The Thalassotalea piscium sequence TCATTATATAAAACTGTTTAGCCTTTTATTGTTGCTATCAACTTCTGTACATGCAGAATTTGAACGCAAAATAGCTATTGATGAAAGTATTACCACAAGTCACAGTACTTCTGTGAAAGGTAAGAAATTCGATTACACTGCAACTACAGGTACTCAGCCTGTATGGGATGAAGAAGGTAATCCAACAGCAACCCTTTTTTATACCTATTACCAGCGTTCAAAAGTAAAAGACAGAGCTGCTCGCCCATTACTTATTTCATTTAATGGTGGACCAGGCTCAGCATCGGTTTGGATGCATATTGCCTATACTGGTCCTAAAGTACTTAACGTCGACAGCGAAGGTTATCCGTTACAGCCTTACGGTGTTAAACCCAATGATTACTCAATTTTAGATACAGCGGATATTGTTTTTGTTAACCCTGTAAATACCGGATATTCTCGAGTGTTACCGAACAAAGAAGGTAAAATGCCTTCAAAGGCTGAACAAAAAAGTATGTTCTTTGGCGTAAATGCAGATATAAAATATTTGGCTGATTGGGTGAACACTTTTGTTACTCGTAATAATCGCTGGCAATCCCCCAAATATCTTATTGGTGAAAGCTATGGCACCACACGCGTTGCTGGTTTAGCACTTGAATTACAAGCTCGCCAATGGATGTACCTTAATGGCGTTATTTTAGTTTCGCCCACAGAAATAGGCATTAAACGTGAAGGCCCTGTGGAAGCTGCAAATCGCTTACCTTACTTTGCAGCAACAGCTTGGTATCATAAAGCGTTAGCTGAAGACCTACAAAACCGTGATCTGTTAGAAATACTACCAGAGATAGAAAAATTTACCGTAGAAAAATATTTACCCGCACTCGCAAAGGGTGGGTTTATTGAAGCCCAAGAAAAGCAAAACATTGCAAAGCAGGTATCACGCTATTCTGGTTTGTCAGTACAAGAAGTATTACGTAATAATTTAGATATTGAAGCGTCATATTTCTGGAAAGAAATTCTTCGTGATCGTGAACAAACTGTTGGCCGTTTAGATTCAAGATATTTAGGTATTGACGAGAAAGTAACCGGTAGCAGACCAGACTATAATGCTGAGTTAACGTCTTGGTTACACAGCTTTACCCCAGCAATTAATTACTATTTGCGTGAAGAGCTTAATTATAAAACTGATATAAAATACAATATGTTTGGTAATGTTCATCCGTGGGATAGATCGAATAATAGAACCGGAGAAAACTTACGCTTAGCCATGGCACAAAATCCCTATTTAAACGTAATGGTTCAATCGGGTTATTATGATGGCGCAACCAATTATTTTGATGCTAAATACACATTATGGCAGCTAGACCCCAGTGGTAAAATGAAAGATAGATTGTCATTTAAAGGTTACAAAAGTGGTCATATGATGTATTTACGTTATGAAGATCTTAAAGCGTCTAACCAAGATATTCGTGAGTTTATGCAAGCAACTTTACCTGATAAAGGTACACCCGCAAAATATCACTCAAAATAGATTCACATCTTCTGCAATAAAGGTTGTTGGTCTAGTTTAATAAGAGACTAGCAACCTTAATATACTCATATTGCGTGTTTTATTATTTACTGCATTTTCGCTTCTTTATGAGGAGTGACTCTATTACTTCCGCCGAGCCTTTTACAATATTGAATGCTCAGCTGAAATAAGATCAACACGCCCTAGTAATTACGACATTAAAAATACTGCCCAAATTAGAATGAGTATAGCGATCAGCGATATTGATCAAACTAAAAGCTCGCGTACTTGCTCAATTCCTGCTTAAATTACACAATTAGACTATTGTAGGAGAACACTTTGAATAAACTTATTTTTGCTGGCCTTATTTCTTTATCTGCCTTATTAGCTGGTT is a genomic window containing:
- a CDS encoding S10 family peptidase, whose translation is MKFSHYIKLFSLLLLLSTSVHAEFERKIAIDESITTSHSTSVKGKKFDYTATTGTQPVWDEEGNPTATLFYTYYQRSKVKDRAARPLLISFNGGPGSASVWMHIAYTGPKVLNVDSEGYPLQPYGVKPNDYSILDTADIVFVNPVNTGYSRVLPNKEGKMPSKAEQKSMFFGVNADIKYLADWVNTFVTRNNRWQSPKYLIGESYGTTRVAGLALELQARQWMYLNGVILVSPTEIGIKREGPVEAANRLPYFAATAWYHKALAEDLQNRDLLEILPEIEKFTVEKYLPALAKGGFIEAQEKQNIAKQVSRYSGLSVQEVLRNNLDIEASYFWKEILRDREQTVGRLDSRYLGIDEKVTGSRPDYNAELTSWLHSFTPAINYYLREELNYKTDIKYNMFGNVHPWDRSNNRTGENLRLAMAQNPYLNVMVQSGYYDGATNYFDAKYTLWQLDPSGKMKDRLSFKGYKSGHMMYLRYEDLKASNQDIREFMQATLPDKGTPAKYHSK